In a single window of the uncultured Dysgonomonas sp. genome:
- a CDS encoding thioredoxin family protein, which yields MKKKLFILCLSYLITFAVNAQKISIFLPEQSNKEYVFILSKGIKQDTIQRGTLSFAGDVTINIPEKEKKYAGMGSLQVKDSRPLNIIVNHEDLSVRQDPNQKYIFKNSPENEYLYSVIQEGARPAQDTTLYASSFIELVRYMQQLNRLATQGGSLMDKANARLYALNQLDVDKLYTSGIWYNIIDGLTRLTADQQLMAEDMVRLMKRIKSQEAFEHLANNLILITEQYGWDDAFDIIVPYIEESGRIAVPQGRIFDAFALAKVRKGTLAPVLEGLSPSLIEAGYSRTLLVFYQPDCENCHTQIERLISDYPKLKEQNVRIVSISSDTNKDMFAEDVKHFPWPDSDKLCDYRGFAGINFVRYGIMSTPTFFLLDKDGVVIKRYALVTDIDFNTSLKGEK from the coding sequence ATGAAGAAGAAACTATTTATATTGTGTTTAAGCTATCTGATTACTTTTGCCGTAAATGCTCAGAAAATAAGCATATTTCTCCCCGAACAGTCGAATAAGGAGTATGTATTTATCCTAAGTAAAGGTATAAAGCAGGATACGATTCAAAGAGGGACGCTTTCTTTTGCCGGTGATGTGACAATTAACATACCGGAAAAAGAAAAAAAATATGCAGGGATGGGATCACTCCAGGTAAAAGATTCCAGACCATTGAATATAATCGTTAATCATGAAGATCTTAGCGTAAGGCAAGATCCAAACCAGAAATATATATTCAAAAATTCGCCGGAAAATGAATATTTATATTCTGTTATACAAGAAGGCGCCCGACCGGCTCAGGACACAACTCTTTATGCTTCATCTTTTATCGAATTGGTTCGTTATATGCAACAATTGAACAGGTTGGCTACTCAGGGCGGAAGCCTTATGGATAAAGCTAATGCCCGTTTGTATGCGTTAAATCAACTTGATGTGGATAAACTCTACACCAGCGGTATATGGTATAATATTATAGACGGATTGACCCGGTTGACAGCCGATCAGCAGTTGATGGCCGAAGATATGGTGCGTCTGATGAAGCGTATAAAATCGCAAGAGGCTTTTGAACATCTTGCTAATAACTTAATTCTCATAACCGAACAATACGGATGGGATGATGCATTCGATATTATAGTACCCTATATAGAAGAGTCGGGGAGAATAGCTGTCCCGCAAGGTCGAATATTTGATGCGTTTGCATTAGCTAAAGTTCGTAAAGGGACACTCGCCCCGGTTTTGGAGGGTCTGTCGCCATCATTAATAGAGGCAGGATATAGCCGTACATTATTAGTTTTTTATCAACCCGATTGTGAAAATTGCCATACCCAAATAGAACGATTAATAAGTGATTATCCAAAACTAAAGGAGCAAAATGTACGCATAGTTTCCATATCTTCGGATACTAATAAGGATATGTTTGCTGAAGATGTAAAGCATTTCCCATGGCCTGATTCGGACAAGCTCTGTGATTATAGAGGCTTTGCCGGTATTAACTTTGTCAGATATGGGATAATGAGTACTCCTACATTCTTTTTGTTGGATAAGGATGGGGTGGTAATAAAACGCTATGCTTTAGTTACAGACATTGATTTCAATACCAGCCTGAAAGGAGAAAAATGA
- the cls gene encoding cardiolipin synthase — protein MESMEATDNLILIFQILYVVTALGTMIVVISENRNPLKTISWVLILLLLPLVGLIIYYFFGEDSRKQRLISHKMYKKLNRRSIGRKELLETLNPPAEHKGLVNLLNRLKGAPLYGGSDVTFYSSGIAKFDALFEELEIARKHIHIQYYIFLDDEIGQKTRDILVRKAAEGVEVRLIYDDVGSWKAKRRFFKEMQAQGIEVQPFLKVAFKFLTSRVNYRNHRKIVVIDGKVGFVGGMNIADRYINGVSFGTWRDSHIKIEGKAVAGLQTSFLIDWYSSRKEFLASDTYYPVLESKGDNLMQLVTSGPVGPFKDIHLGILQAISNAKECIYIQTPYFVPTDALLLALQMASMRGVDVRLMLPRHSDTTFVHIASMSYLKDVLDAKVSVFFYEAGFLHSKLMVIDNSLTITGSANMDVRSFEHNFEIDAFIYNENTCDAAKDIFFRDMEQSSLLSAEEWDKRSRFEKFKESVMRLFSPLL, from the coding sequence ATGGAATCGATGGAAGCTACAGATAATCTAATTCTTATTTTCCAAATTCTGTATGTAGTTACAGCATTAGGTACGATGATAGTTGTCATCTCGGAAAACAGGAACCCCTTGAAAACTATTTCATGGGTACTTATCTTATTGCTATTACCTTTGGTCGGACTCATTATCTATTATTTTTTTGGAGAGGATAGTCGCAAACAGCGCCTTATCTCTCATAAGATGTACAAGAAACTTAACCGCCGTTCTATAGGCCGCAAAGAATTATTAGAGACGCTGAATCCGCCCGCCGAACATAAAGGATTGGTAAATCTTCTGAACAGATTAAAGGGCGCGCCCTTATATGGTGGGAGTGATGTTACTTTTTATTCGAGTGGTATAGCAAAATTTGATGCTCTTTTCGAGGAACTTGAAATAGCCCGGAAGCACATCCACATACAGTATTATATTTTCCTTGATGATGAGATCGGGCAAAAAACTCGCGATATTCTTGTGCGTAAAGCAGCAGAAGGAGTAGAAGTGCGTCTTATATATGACGATGTAGGATCATGGAAAGCTAAACGTCGTTTCTTTAAGGAAATGCAGGCGCAGGGCATTGAAGTTCAGCCATTCCTTAAAGTGGCATTTAAGTTTTTAACGAGCCGGGTTAACTATCGTAATCACAGAAAAATTGTAGTTATAGACGGTAAAGTAGGATTTGTAGGAGGAATGAATATTGCCGACAGATATATTAACGGGGTGAGCTTCGGGACTTGGCGCGACAGTCATATTAAGATAGAAGGTAAGGCTGTAGCTGGATTACAGACATCTTTTCTGATAGACTGGTACTCTTCCCGTAAAGAATTTCTGGCTTCCGATACATATTACCCTGTCTTGGAAAGTAAGGGCGATAATCTGATGCAACTTGTTACCAGTGGACCCGTAGGCCCGTTTAAAGATATTCATCTCGGCATTTTGCAGGCGATATCCAATGCAAAGGAATGCATTTATATTCAAACTCCTTATTTTGTACCCACCGACGCATTATTGCTTGCTCTTCAGATGGCATCGATGCGCGGAGTAGATGTAAGGCTGATGCTTCCGCGGCATTCAGATACTACATTTGTGCATATCGCATCTATGTCATACCTGAAGGATGTACTGGATGCAAAAGTAAGTGTGTTTTTCTATGAAGCCGGATTCCTGCATTCAAAGTTGATGGTTATTGATAATTCTCTGACGATAACCGGTTCGGCAAATATGGATGTGCGGAGTTTTGAGCATAATTTTGAAATAGACGCATTTATATATAATGAAAATACTTGTGATGCGGCAAAGGATATATTCTTCAGAGATATGGAGCAATCCTCTCTTTTATCGGCCGAAGAATGGGATAAAAGGTCGAGATTCGAGAAATTTAAAGAATCGGTTATGCGGCTATTTTCCCCGTTGTTATAA